The DNA sequence AACTGGTTCACGTCTGCGGCGCCGTTGGGGTACATCCGGGTCAGCAGCGGCACGACCTCCGACAGGGCCGCGAAGTCGTCCCAGGTCAGCTCGATTCCGGCGGCCTGGGCCACCGCCACCAGGTGCAGTGTGTGGTTGGTCGAGCCGCCGGTGGCCAGCAGCGCCACCACCGCGTTGACGATCGCGCGCTCGTCGACGACCTCGCCGATGGGCGTGTAGTGCTCGCCCAGCGCGGTCAGGCCGGTGACCGTGCGCCCGGCCTCGGCGGTCAGTGCGGTGCGCAGCTCGCTGCCCGGCGGCTCGAAGCTGGCGCCGGGCAGGTGCAGGCCCATGACCTCCATCAGCATCTGGTTGGAGTTGGCGGTGCCGTAGAACGTGCAGGTGCCGGGGGCGTGGTACGCCTGGGACTCCGCCTGCAGCAGTTCGGCGCGGTCGGCCTTGCCTTCGGCGAAGCGCTGGCGGACCTGGGCCTTCTCGTTGTTGGGCAGGCCCGAGGGCATGGGCCCGGCGGGCACGAACGCCACCGGCAGGTGGCCGAAGGACAGCGCGCCGATCAGCAGGCCGGGCACGATCTTGTCGCACACGCCCAGCATCAGCGCGCCGTCGAACATGTCGTGCGACAGCGCGACGGCGGTGGCCATGGCGATGATGTCGCGGCTGAACAGCGACAGCTCCATGCCGGGCCGGCCCTGGGTGATGCCGTCGCACATCGCCGGAACGCCGCCGGCGAACTGGGCGACGCCGCCGGCCGCCGCGACGGCCTCCTTCAGCTGCGCCGGGTAGTCGGCGAGCGGCTGGTGGGCCGAGAGCATGTCGTTGTAGGCGGAGACGATGGCGATGTCGGGCTTGTTCGAGCGGCCCAGGGACAGCTTGTCGGCCGGTGAGCAGGCCGCGAAGCCGTGGGCGAGGTTGGTGCAGCCCAACCCGGCGCGGGCGGGGCCCTCGGCGGCGGCCGCGCGCATCCGCTCCAGGTAGGCGCTGCGGGTGGCGGCGCTGCGCTCGGCGATCTGTCGGGTGACCTCGGCTATGCGGGGGTGCGGGGACGGGGACATGGCGCGGACTCCACTTCAGGGCGGGTGGCGGGGGAAGGCGGATGGCGGGGCCGGGGCCGGTGTGCGGGTGGGGCAGGCCCGCTGGCGGCTCGGGCGAGAGGGGAGCGGGGGGTGCGGTCCGGGCCGCCGGGCTCGCCTGCGAGACCTCTGGAAACATAGCGGCAACTTCTGTCGCCCGACAAGCCCCTCTTTTGAATATTTAATTACAAAAGTCTCCCGGTTCGGCTGATGGAAGTGCGAAAGCGTGTTTGAATGAGGCATGCCCCGTAGCAAGGCCGCATCCGCCGCTCCCTCCAGCGGACACGTGTTGGAGCTGATCCGCACCGGCGAGACCGTCACCCGCACCGAGATCGGGCGCGTCACCGGCCTGTCCCGCCCGGCCGTCGCGCTGCGGGTCACCGATCTGCTCGACCACGGCCTGATCACCGAAGGCGCCGCCGCACCCTCCAGCGGCGGACGGCCGCCCGGCACCCTGGAGTTCAACGCCGCCGGAGGCGTCGTGCTCTCCGCGGCGCTGGGCGTATCCGCGAGCCAGGCGGCCGTCTACGACCTGGGCGGCAGGCTGCTCGCCCAGGACAGCGGATCACCCGAGGTCGAACAGGGCCCCGACGCCGCACTGCCCTGGCTGCTGGAGACCTGGCAGCGGCTGCTGTCGTCCTGCGGACGCGGCGCCGGCGACGTGTCGGGCAGCGGAATCGGCGTCCCCGGCACCGTGGAGTTCGCCGCCGGCCGCTCCCAGAGCCCGCCGGTGCTGGCGAGCTGGGCCGGCATCGAGATCGCCCCTCTGGTGGCCGAGCGCTTCGCCGCGCCGGTCCTGCTGGACAACGACGTCAACGTCATGGCGCTGGGTGAGCACCGCGCCGTGCACCCCGACGTCGGCGACCTGGTCTTCGTCAAGGTCTCCACCGGCATCGGAGCCGGCGTCGTGGCCGGAGGCGCCCTGCTGCGCGGCTCGCTGGGAGCCGCCGGCGAGATCGGGCACATCCCCGTACGCGACGGCGGCGGAATCCCCTGCCGCTGCGGCAACACCGACTGCCTGGAGACCGTGGCCGCAGGTCCGGCGCTGGTGGCGCGCATGGCCGAACTGGGGCGCAGTGTT is a window from the Streptomonospora litoralis genome containing:
- the edd gene encoding phosphogluconate dehydratase — protein: MSPSPHPRIAEVTRQIAERSAATRSAYLERMRAAAAEGPARAGLGCTNLAHGFAACSPADKLSLGRSNKPDIAIVSAYNDMLSAHQPLADYPAQLKEAVAAAGGVAQFAGGVPAMCDGITQGRPGMELSLFSRDIIAMATAVALSHDMFDGALMLGVCDKIVPGLLIGALSFGHLPVAFVPAGPMPSGLPNNEKAQVRQRFAEGKADRAELLQAESQAYHAPGTCTFYGTANSNQMLMEVMGLHLPGASFEPPGSELRTALTAEAGRTVTGLTALGEHYTPIGEVVDERAIVNAVVALLATGGSTNHTLHLVAVAQAAGIELTWDDFAALSEVVPLLTRMYPNGAADVNQFHAAGGMAFLIGRLLDAGLLHEDVATVAGRGLAAYRLRPALGPQGLTWGEEPEESADTSVLRGTDDPFSADGGLRMVRGNLGRAVVKVSAVAPDRHVVEAPARVFDSQAQLQEAFAAGELDCDVVAVVRFQGPRANGMPELHKLTPPLGVLQDRGYRVALVTDGRMSGASGKVPAAIHVSPEAAAGGPLSRVRDGDTVRLDAAAGVLQVSASELESRRAAELSVDSSAGTGRELFAAFRDAVGPAERGAGVFGALQ
- a CDS encoding ROK family transcriptional regulator; translation: MPRSKAASAAPSSGHVLELIRTGETVTRTEIGRVTGLSRPAVALRVTDLLDHGLITEGAAAPSSGGRPPGTLEFNAAGGVVLSAALGVSASQAAVYDLGGRLLAQDSGSPEVEQGPDAALPWLLETWQRLLSSCGRGAGDVSGSGIGVPGTVEFAAGRSQSPPVLASWAGIEIAPLVAERFAAPVLLDNDVNVMALGEHRAVHPDVGDLVFVKVSTGIGAGVVAGGALLRGSLGAAGEIGHIPVRDGGGIPCRCGNTDCLETVAAGPALVARMAELGRSVPGVARLAALARKGDPDAVRLVRQAGRRLGEVLAGAVNLLNPEVVVLGGLLGDAHDHLVAGVREVVFQRSTALATRRLRVVPNRSGDEAGLRGGAAMVLDTVLAPEAVNARIAAGGR